Within the Erigeron canadensis isolate Cc75 chromosome 6, C_canadensis_v1, whole genome shotgun sequence genome, the region CCGAACAACAAAAGAAATAGTTGCAGTAACAAAAGATTCTGAATATCCATAGCTactttatagtatatatttttagtatgtGTTACGTTTTTTGTAAGAATGGCGTGTAGTTTAGTGTTGaattatatattgattgatatcGCTTTCACGGAAAATGTGAGATATAATGAAGTTATAGTAATTGACCGAAAACAAAGTGTATCACACCTTAATCAAGTTAGGACAACGTcatcaaaaataatttcctaCGGCCCAATTCTCTTTTCCAGGCCCAAAAAAACAGGGCTGATCCATTGGGATTCACAGAAGGCAGTAGCCTATCTGCACTGCAAGTCTGCAACACATCAATAGAATAATAGATATAAGTTTCCACTTTCCACAGAAAAGAGTGAGCCAAATCTGTGTTTGAGAGTGATTCCAGAACCAACGCAGCCATGCAGCCAAAAAAGGATAGGGTTTCCAAATCCAAGTTTCcaagaaaaaaaactatcaaactaattaatgttGTAATTGATGAGATTAGAGTCGAGTTTGGCAGTCCTACTTCAAGCAAGAGAAGAGATAGAATCAATGTGATCAAGTCCACCTAGCGGTCTGTGAATAGACTTAATTATAAAGCACCAACTTACTGAGTTAGATTTGTTGATAAATCTCAATCCCAAGGTACTGAGTTAGATTTGTAGATAAATCTCAATCGCCATTTAAAGAGCAAAGCAAGGTTAAAAGGATTAAGAGCAGTGGCGAAGCTTGAGGTAACAGAAAGGCTGACCGAAAGTCGTAGGACCCAAAAATAACAATGAGAAAAATAATCGAGGGGGGAGTCACGGGATCTATATATAACACTTGGAAAAAAATATCAGACAACTTAAAGGATATAACTGCACGTCTGCACTACTGAGCGAAAGACCCCCGACTCCCTTGAAAGCTTTGTTGCTGATTAAGAGAACCCAATACCAAGACCCTTTAGGGGAACAAATCTTTTTCCATGGGACCCAAGCTATTTTTCGGTCGTCAAGAAAATCAATGACCTTCTTAGGAGCTTTCAAGGTTGGGAAGTAGTAGATACCAAGACTATCAAGAAACGACTTGATAAGAGTGATTCTACCTCCATAAGAGAGCTGAAAGCTTTCAAAGAAGAGTTTTTCCTAAACTTAATAATGTGTTATCAGCTAGAATATTTATTCAGACAGATctctagtatatatattcaGTTTCTTTCCATGCTATATTGAATAAGTACAAATATTACTGAACAATGTACACTAGTGATAGATGACAAACTGATAATACCAACAATGCACCTAAGAAATCAAAAGACACTAGTAACCAATATCAAACAAAACTGTAAATGCTATGATTTAGCTATAATGAACCTTGAATGCTCATAAATatgtgaaaattttgaaaatatacatCTCAACATACCTTCCTGGTGACGCAAATCATCTTACATGTCACCTCACGAACCTGCAACAAGACCCTCATGGGCAACACTAGTGACTCGAAGGACGGCTTGAGCACTTAGCTTTGACAGATTTGACTCACAGAACTGTTCCCAAGAGTACATCTGTGGTTCCTCAGACGGCACATCTGGTTGTGGAGCCCCAACAGGAGATTTATTATATGCGGTCTGCAGCTCCAACAGGAGTGCACGAGCAGCTTCTCGGGATTCAGGTAGCTGGTCACTAAGCTGGGATGCAGCTATTTGGATCAGTTTGTCCATCCCATATGTTTTCATTTCCTCCGTACCCTTTTCAAGTTTACACAAGATAAGATGATGTTATTACTGAGAACACATCAAGGTAGCACAACGCAAAGTGCTTTTAGTTTCTTCTTTTGTAACCAGATGAAAACATAAGGCAAAATCTCACCAGTCGTGGCACACTGCGAGAAAAGCACATTGACGCTTTTGCCCTGATCCGAGGGTTGCGGTTTTTAAGATGGGGTAGTAATTTAGGTAACAATAAAAGGGCTGAAACCCAAGTTGTCAAAGCCATTAGCGCCTTCTCAGCAGCATCGCATACAAACCGTTTGTCTTGTGAGGACTTGAGAAGAAGTTGTACAAGCTGAAGCCAAAACCAACAGAATCAAGATTCAGACTCAAAATACCTAAACAAAGAACAATGTTGCCAGTCCAGAAAGAATGCAAAATTAAATTACCAGAGGGTCCAGTAAATCAATAACTTGGTCACCAAATGCTTTGAAAATGTCTGCAGAAGTCATAATGCTGGTTTTACAAACAGCGCTTCTTGGATTTTTTAAGGATTTCACTATGAGAGGAATCACCTTGTCTCTGTTCATTAAAATGTTTAAAGTAATGAATCTTGTAACAATGCATGAGCTTATGACATTGGTGAAACAAAAGGTTAGCTACAAGCTGTTAATACTTACAGTATATCTTGCAATGCTTCCTTGTGGTATATCGAGAAACGCCTTACATTATTAAGTGTTTCACACAGCAGAACCCAATCTTTGGACTCTAAACCAGGTACAAGCATCTAAAGAGAGAACAAATACTTCAGATTTATATTAAACGTATACTCGAAAGCTAAACATAAATGCACAATCATgtatttgaaattttcaatCAATCTTTTTGTAACAATAATCAAACCTTTAGACTCTTGTCGATATCTTCCAAACCATTCAATTTTTCAGATTCAATGTATTCTACTTCAGCAACCGCCACCTCCATGTTACAATACACTACCTCATTTCCACCCGAAGGCAATTGAAGAAATGAATCCGTGGCCTTTTTTCCAACATTTTCATTGAGATGCTCGAAATAGGGTTTACAGAACACTTCTTTACTTGAGCTCTCAGATTTAGGCAGCAAGATAACCTTTCCCGGCATCATCATATAGCTGAAATAAACTCAACAACAGTTAACACTAGCTAGAAAAACAACTAAAGCATGTTAGTGAATTTGGATGAAGAAGAGTAAAACTGCAATGACTGGACATCTCCTATGAATAGTATAATTACTTTTCATAAGTAATAATTCGAACCCTTAAGAGTCTATGTTGTTGCATTGACACAAAATCGAGAGCTTGCAGGGTCTCAAGAGAGTCTATAAGTTCGTGTTTGTGTACTCATATATAACGAACAGCTAAAAGCCTCTGAAAGTTATGTTCAATTGAACCTGCCCAATAACAGTTCCCATAAGTCACTAAGGGTTACAGGCAAAAGGCACAGGTCAACACGAGTCCCTGATGAGCGTGATCATTGATCAACATGGTTGCAGATCAGCATAAATGAATCACTGATAACGTGAGTCAGCGATCATTGATAGCATTAGCCCTAGGACCCTGCAGGTGGCATGGCCCCTAAACCAATTTAGGTCGGGGTTCATGCGACATGTTCTAACTCATTTCTAAGTGCAACTTAAATCCCTCATTTACACTAAAATTACTAGCAGTGTATTCGACAACTCGTTCGTACAGAGTAAACATTATTTTAGATCACAAAAATCAGtaaatataataaagatgaGAAAATATGTGATTGGATCAGAAACTAATTGCAGGATTATAACCAAAGTAGTAGCAGTAATTTCTAAACAAAAGCATATATaagtaattaaacaaaataaaatagtaaagtATGAAGTTGAGATTACCAAAATGGCACCAGAAGAATGTTGAACAACCTTGAATGCAGatccaaaaaatgaaaattaatacaGTAACTGAAATCAGTAGACACTTGTAGTCACAACAGAAGGTGAAAGAAAGATAGAAAGAATAAATAAGTGTTGAGTGATGTATATATTTTGGAAGGAAaccattattataataattattgtatgtatataaaaacaGACACACATAACATGCCCCCATCCCTCAATGAATGAAATGAATACAgatagtaaaaataataatataatatagtatacatCAGCCTACCTGGAGTACGGGGTACAGTATTAGTGAAAAAGAAAGTAATATTTTGTGTTGGGAAATGGGAAGTGGTGAAAAGGAAGGTGCTGTTAATTAGCCGACCTACGCCGGCAGGTAGTGGAAACTTTCACAAATCACAAGTCGTCGACGACCAGTAAACGCTGGTTTGGCTGGGTAAATATatcactatttttattttattatgttctTTCAGTTTTTATCAACCGGGAATGGAATTTAATTTTCAGGGTCCCGCCAGATGCGGTTTGGAATTAAATTTGGGGTATAATGCAATTTTAAAGACGGTATATTCCTGAACCTCATGTATTTGCTTTTTTTCCCTTCACATACATTGTAAATGAACCACAAAAAAGGGATGAATCACTGGTCAATGAAGCAAGCAAAGTATTAACCTTGAACTTGAGGTCTTAAACCATTAATCCAATTAGTTCGAGATTATACGGCCGCCCAGATAGTTGAAACCCAAATCCCCTGCCAAGATATCAAACTTACTAAACACATAACCACTTGGAGAAGACcacaaaacaaaaggaaaattTGCAAAAACTGAAATtagtgtttttttctttctttttttgaaatggATCTCAACCAAGTCCCTTTGATGACTGAACTTTTTCAGGAGTCTAATTTTCTACTTGTTTCTCTTGCAGCTTACATTCTCAACACGTATCAGATTCCGCAAGCATAAATAATAGCAATAACAAACACCAACCAAAAGATCGACCAGAGATATATTGAAAAATTCATTGCCATTCAGTTCATCATAACTAATACACCTTAATATTACAAGGTGATAAAACTGCAGCTTCTTTTACCATAGCTCGACACAACTTATTCATGAACACTCACACAGCAGTAAAAAAGACTGAAAGTCCAGCTGTTGGCAAAGCTACCACAGATTACCGGTACTGGCTTGCTAGTTCACCTTCCTTCACAATGTAATGCTGAGGTTGGAAGTCTTCTCCCTTGAAATAATTCTCCAGCATTTCCTTCACTCCAGCTGCATATCGCAACTGCACAGATTCCATTCATAACATATGAATCCAACACATGTAGTAATAATGCTTACCCAGCATCATACAATAATAAAAGGTACTAACCTGCGCATCGATGGTGGTGCCAGAAATGTGAGGGGTCATGGCTTGATTTGGCATATACCTCCATGGATGATCCTTTGGTGCTGGTTGAGGATACCAAACATCTCCACTATAGCCTAAAACATACCCGAAAACAACCAACAGATTACTTCGATGAAATTACATATTAACTAAACTAATGAACCTTGAATTAGTGTTATAACTTGCCTCCAATGTGTCCACTGGAGCAGCCATCAACAACAGCTTGTGTATCCATTATAGCTCCTCGAGCATTGTTAACAATGAGAACCCCCTTTTTCATTTTACCAATCTTTTCTTTGTCAAACATTCCTCTGAAAGATATACAATATTGTGTTggatgttttggtaatgatagATGTGATAGTGTATAGATTATTCATATTAAGCTCAACTTGGGCTGAAAATACAAACCTGGTTTTATCTG harbors:
- the LOC122605522 gene encoding uncharacterized protein LOC122605522, whose protein sequence is MMMPGKVILLPKSESSSKEVFCKPYFEHLNENVGKKATDSFLQLPSGGNEVVYCNMEVAVAEVEYIESEKLNGLEDIDKSLKMLVPGLESKDWVLLCETLNNVRRFSIYHKEALQDILDKVIPLIVKSLKNPRSAVCKTSIMTSADIFKAFGDQVIDLLDPLLVQLLLKSSQDKRFVCDAAEKALMALTTWVSALLLLPKLLPHLKNRNPRIRAKASMCFSRSVPRLGTEEMKTYGMDKLIQIAASQLSDQLPESREAARALLLELQTAYNKSPVGAPQPDVPSEEPQMYSWEQFCESNLSKLSAQAVLRVTSVAHEGLVAGS